From one Melopsittacus undulatus isolate bMelUnd1 chromosome 16, bMelUnd1.mat.Z, whole genome shotgun sequence genomic stretch:
- the RABIF gene encoding guanine nucleotide exchange factor MSS4 — MAAACAGMEAAAAAVPAPSPPPSAAAAPGSAELVCAEGRNLKAVLCQRCGSRVLLPGAATFTRRELLLPAMRKKAAAAAGGGSGDVVREHWLVRDMFSFENVGFTRDVGNVKFLVCADCEAGPIGWHCLDDKDSFYVALERVAHE; from the exons ATGGCGGCGGcctgtgcagggatggaggcgGCAGCAGCGGCGGTGCCTGCTCCCTCACCTCCCCCTtctgccgccgccgccccggGCTCGGCCGAGCTGGTGTGCGCGGAGGGCCGGAACCTGAAGGCGGTGCTGTGCCAGCGCTGCGGCTCCCGGGTGCTGCTGCCCGGCGCCGCCACCTTCACCCGCCGTGAG CTGCTCCTGCCCGCCATGAGGAAGaaggcggcggcggctgcgggcggcggcagcggggaCGTGGTGCGGGAGCACTGGCTGGTGCGGGACATGTTCTCCTTCGAGAACGTGGGCTTCACCCGCGACGTGGGCAACGTCAAGTTCCTGGTGTGCGCCGACTGCGAGGCGGGGCCCATCGGCTGGCACTGCCTCGACGACAAGGACAGCTTCTACGTGGCGCTGGAGCGTGTGGCCCACGAGTGA